A window of the Arachis duranensis cultivar V14167 chromosome 5, aradu.V14167.gnm2.J7QH, whole genome shotgun sequence genome harbors these coding sequences:
- the LOC110281626 gene encoding uncharacterized protein LOC110281626, whose translation MANEEENDRLRREGVILFDSIDVERGLEECRRSLVERLLADRLFTIGIIDPAMTAIWRQPEGMRVIDHGENVFQFFFEKEVPWLFKNYIFNIKRWVPDMDVATEDFSTVPIWIQLWGLPEYCKTKELGKKIGDSMGEVLEVGLFLMRGRETRIVKVRVDLDVTKKLQQVIKIAGPNKKIIEIRLKYERIGSFCFLCVHLGHELRNCSSSLSMENHEGDKEEQWGEWLRADQVGRKIKEMKENPNFNQQKAGWQSNDQRKKPTPVSLLRSLAGLSIEEKENSSQLNQGETLGVILMQSEKEATSDSTKAIENAIITKDTTTIPVAEMRVTQDDEAFNINKIGNKKQKLKHLARKVEPGKCSVVGIKRRSSEIETEAEHEDIKVAETGEGASPQLAPKDQ comes from the coding sequence ATGGCTAATGAGGAGGAGAATGATAGGCTACGGAGGGAGGGAGTAATCCTATTTGACTCAATCGATGTTGAAAGGGGATTGGAGGAATGTAGGAGAAGCCTAGTGGAAAGATTGCTTGCGGATCGTTTGTTCACTATTGGTATAATAGATCCTGCCATGACAGCTATATGGAGACAGCCGGAGGGAATGAGAGTGATAGATCATGGTGAAAATGTTTTCCAGTTCTTTTTTGAGAAGGAAGTTCCTTGGTTGTTCAAGAATTATATATTCAATATCAAACGGTGGGTTCCGGATATGGATGTAGCAACAGAAGATTTTTCAACTGTCCCAATTTGGATTCAACTATGGGGACTACCAGAATATTGCAAAACGAAAGAATTGGGAAAGAAGATTGGTGACTCGATGGGAGAGGTGCTAGAGGTGGGGCTATTTCTGATGAGAGGAAGGGAGACTAGAATTGTTAAAGTCAGAGTTGATCTAGACGTTACAAAGAAGCTACAACAGGTGATAAAAATCGCAGGGCCAAATAAGAAGATTATAGAGATTCGattaaaatatgaaagaatTGGAAGTTTCTGTTTTCTTTGCGTCCATCTAGGTCATGAACTCAGGAACTGTTCCAGTAGCCTAAGTATGGAGAACCATGAGGGGGATAAGGAGGAGCAGTGGGGGGAATGGCTAAGGGCGGACCAGGTGGGAAGAAAGATAAAGGAAATGAAGGAGAATCCCAATTTTAATCAACAAAAGGCGGGCTGGCAGAGTAACGATCAGCGCAAAAAACCAACCCCAGTTAGTCTGCTGAGAAGTCTTGCTGGTCTCTCAATAGAAGAAAAGGAGAACTCTAGTCAATTGAATCAAGGAGAAACATTGGGTGTGATATTAATGCAGAGCGAGAAAGAAGCTACTTCAGATTCAACTAAGGCTATTGAGAATGCTATAATAACGAAAGACACGACAACAATTCCAGTTGCAGAAATGAGAGTTACCCAAGATGATGAGGCGTTTAATATCAACAAAATTGGcaacaaaaaacaaaagttGAAACACTTAGCTAGGAAAGTGGAGCCGGGGAAGTGTTCTGTCGTTGGAATTAAAAGGAGAAGTAGCGAGATTGAAACGGAGGCAGAGCATGAGGATATCAAGGTAGCTGAAACGGGAGAGGGTGCTAGCCCACAATTGGCACCCAAGGATCAATGA
- the LOC107491116 gene encoding uncharacterized protein LOC107491116 isoform X1: MDPTGCIDDKCESRLYIGNLDLRITEAALLRMFSPFGKIVSEDFLWHTRGPKRGEPRGFAFIQYSTNEEAKLAKEKMHGRLACGRPLVVRLAGEKYMLETADNPTKATGEGHKLHLTRSGMGQTSRSAKIAAIKNKLKSLEEGSRTKKQKQNDDIS, translated from the exons ATG GATCCAACTGGTTGCATTGATGATAAGTGTGAAAGTAGACTCTATATTGGTAACCTTGATCTTAGAATTACAGA AGCTGCTCTGCTCAGAATGTTTTCTCCCTTTGGAAAGATTGTTTCTGAGGACTTCTTGTGGCACACTCGTGGCCCGAAACGTGGGGAGCCACGGGGTTTCGCCTTTATCCAGTATAGCACAAATGAG GAAGCGAAATTGGCCAAGGAGAAAATGCATGGGAGGTTAGCTTGTGGCCGGCCGTTGGTTGTTCGCCTTGCGGGTGAGAAGTACATGTTGGAAACAGCTGATAACCCTACGAAAGCAACTGGTGAAGGACACAAGTTGCATCTTACCAGAAGCGGCATGGGACAGACAAGTCGTAGTGCAAAAATAGCCGCAATAAAGAACAAATTGAAATCCTTAGAGGAGGGTTCTAGGACCAAGAAGCAAAAGCAAAATGATGATATCTCTTGA
- the LOC107491116 gene encoding uncharacterized protein LOC107491116 isoform X2, protein MQEAKLAKEKMHGRLACGRPLVVRLAGEKYMLETADNPTKATGEGHKLHLTRSGMGQTSRSAKIAAIKNKLKSLEEGSRTKKQKQNDDIS, encoded by the coding sequence ATGCAGGAAGCGAAATTGGCCAAGGAGAAAATGCATGGGAGGTTAGCTTGTGGCCGGCCGTTGGTTGTTCGCCTTGCGGGTGAGAAGTACATGTTGGAAACAGCTGATAACCCTACGAAAGCAACTGGTGAAGGACACAAGTTGCATCTTACCAGAAGCGGCATGGGACAGACAAGTCGTAGTGCAAAAATAGCCGCAATAAAGAACAAATTGAAATCCTTAGAGGAGGGTTCTAGGACCAAGAAGCAAAAGCAAAATGATGATATCTCTTGA